The nucleotide sequence acttatttcaaaTTTGAATACCCTTGCGAAAATTACTAGCTTCGGCGTAGAGTCCGTGGTTGTCCTCAAAAATTCTTACCACTAGATATTGTACTATATTCTATCCTTTATATACTCAACAAAAAAAGAATCAAGATTTCAATGTAGATAGACATAAACATTAGTGCTCTCTTTACTAATGGCAACTGCAAGTGCAGTTTCTTCAACACAAATAtttcaagaagatgaagatgaagttACCAGCAAAGgaaattacaacaacaataatataaatgGAGTTAGTAGACAAGATATTCAAGCTGCCATTGCTAAAACTATTGAGCTAAGAGCTTTACATGCTGCTCTTTTACAAGGGAATAGTCCTAAATCAGCTACTATtgcaaaatttccttcttctgtTTCTCCTGCTTCTCATCATTCACATCATTTATCTGCTCAAGATTATCCTATTTTTACACCAGTAagtccctttttttctttttctttgtctttttatttttattgaattttgctagaggcggattcaggatttaaagATTAACACATAATAATTTTAGATTTTTTCGTTCAGAATGTAATGTTTATTGAAATTCTAGCGATCTTTTACCTATATAGTTGTGTTTCGTGTCAAAATACTGGGTTAATTTTAAAGGTAAAATTTTGCTATATATTATAAAGGCAATGATAAAGTATTTTAATGGCTAGCTCATTCTTGTTTTATAGTACATAGAAATTAAGTTTTTAGTAAATTTTCATGAGTTTTTTCTTTGGTTCAAAGGggtttcttgcttgaatttattttcttgttttgttgAATTTTCTGTTTTTGCTGAGTGTCTATCCGAAATAACCTCTCTGCCTTACAAGGTagaggtaaggctgcgtacatttTACCCTCTCCAGACCTTACTCGTGGGAATCCACTCGGTGGTTGTTGTTGTATGAAAATTAGCCTTTATTCTGAACTTTGTCCATGAAGATTGTATTTGAGATTAAGAAACATAAAATGGATATTAACAAAGTGATCATTTTAAATCAGATAGATCCATTTCTCTTGAAATTTCGTATCATTCTTATGGTAAAGAAATATACTGAACTGCTTATGACAAAattctttttttataaattaatttattaaggTAATAATGAGTCTTTGAGTTTTTTGGGATTCTTGGTCCATTAATTAAAACTTCAGAAAATTTCTTATGGATTTGTTCTTtgcatttcttttcaagtttaTTAAAGTTAGACCTATTCTTATCTGATCTATGGGATATGTGTTTGACCAAATATTAAATTAGAATACGTTTTCTTAACTTCAAGCTTACACAACCTTATGCAGATATTGCTTCTAAATGAAGGCTTAAATGTCAAACTTGAAATAAGATAATATAATTTTTAATCCCTGAATTTAATGTACATTAAGTTCTCATATATTGCAGATTACAACTTTTAACTGTAAGGTTTATAATCCCACAATGTATAATAGTAGAGTTACTAACCTATAACTTTTAGCGACTTTACTATTACAGTGAGTAAAGTTTAGTTATGTTAATGTTACAAAAGTAGTTATACGACTTACATAAATTTTATGTTAATGTGACAAAAGTAGTTCCTCGACTTTACTATCATAGTAGGTAAAATTTTATGCTATAGTGAGTTTTTCATAGTACCGGGCCTTATTTATAGgttgtttttgttgcttttcATCTATTTTTTGGTTCTCACgatattgttttatttttatggttTCTGTTGCTGGTACTGATATAGTGTCTCCTTTcctcttcttgagccgagggtctatcggaaaccaCCCCTCTACTCCCTTGTcgtaggggtaaggtctgggtAGGCTCTACCCTCTCCAGAACCCACTTGTGGAATTTTATTGAGTTGTTGTAAACTTCAGTTATTTTAGCGTGACAAAAAATAGGTTTGTGACTTACTGTTATAGTGATAAAGCTCGAAAACAAGTAAGCCGACTTCTATTTTAACTTGTTCTAGGTGAAATATTGTTCCTTGTATAGATCAAGACTAGCTGTGAGCCTGTGATTACGAAATCACATAATGTTGCTTCTTTAGAAATGATCAAGACTTTAGTTTTGTTTCTCCATTTTTGATGATCTCGATTCAACATTTTGTGCAGAGCTACGAAGATGAACCTTTACCAGGATACAAACAACTACAGTTAGATCACAATCCAAACTATGCTGAAATTTGGGATGAATATGGCTTTGGAGGAGTAGGAAATGGTAATAATGAAGCCACTATATCGGATTACAGAAAGGCGAATTTGTCCTTGACGAAAGGATTTACTAACAGTCTGATCAACTTAGAACCTCATGTTTGTCCGGCTGATGATCAGAAATCGGTCACAAGCTCGTGTACTGATCAAATCACTATGCTTAGAGCTTCTCCTATTACTCATAATTACAGCAAGTCTAGGAGAAACTCATTAGGGGACTTAAAATCGGTTTCATCTTGCAATAAGTGTAAGCCTGCAATAATTAGTACTGAGGCTGATGGATCTAGTAAGAGTGGGAAGAACTCAAATGTTGTTGTGCCATTATCAGATTCTCATGTTTCTGTTCAATCATCGCAGCCAAAGAGTAAAGGGTTGAACTTGTCATGGCTGTTCCCTAagctaaagaagaaaaacaagataGAAAGTTCACCAAATCGGACAGAATCCGAGGAGGTTTCTCAGGTTTTTAAGGATGTAGGAACAGTTTCTATCGAGACGTTGAAGAAAGAGCTCATGGAAGCGAATGAGAGCAAAGATGCAGCATTGATGGAAGTCTCGGAAATGAAGTCTTCTTTAGGTGACCTAAAGCAAAAGTTAGAGTACTTAGAAACTTACTGTGAAGAGCTCAAAAAGGCATTGAGGCAAGCAATTCAAGCAAAAGAATCCCCTGTATCATCACAGCTTAGAAATCTTTCTAAAATGGGGAAATCCATTGATGGGGACGGAGAAAATATGATCACGGTTAGTGAAGAGGTAATGCTAGAAGGGTTTTTACAGATAGTATCAGAATCAAGATTATCAGTAAAGCAATTCTGCAAGACTCTAATTGGACAGATTGAAGAGACAGACAATTTGTTAACTGATAACTTGAACCTTTTGCTTCAACCTTACAAACTATCTCTCAACTCAAAGTACTCAAAGGCAGTTCTATACCACATTGAATCCATCATAAACCAATCACTTTTCCAAGATTTCGAGAACTGTGTATTTCAAAAGAATGGCTCACCAAAGCACTTAGACCCTCAACAAGAACGCCACGCTAAATTCTCATCCTTTGTCGCGTTGAGGAACCTAAGTTGGAATGAAGTTTTAAGAAAGGGGACAAAGTACTATAGTGAAGACTTCAGCAAGTTCTGTGATCAGAAGATGAGTTgcattattacaacacttaattGGACAAGGCCATGGCCTGAACAACTCCTCCAAGCATTCTTTGTTGCTGCTAAGTGCATTTGGTTGCTGCATTTGTTGGTGTTTTCGTTCAATCCTCCTCTCGGGATTCTACGAGTGGAAGAGAATAGAACCTTTGATATGCATTACATGGAAGACGTTTTCGCGGATAGGCAAAGATCACAAGGTCCTAGCAAGGTCAAGGTCATGGTTATGCCTGGTTTTTATGTGCATGATAGAGTACTTAGGTGTAAGGTAATATGCAGGTACAAAAATGTAGCATAGATTGATTTTCTTCCTTAGTAATCTAACTTGTAATAGTGGTTTCTTTGctgattatttattttgagtgagTTCTATAAACAAGTTGCCATATTGTGATCTAAACTTCATAAAATAAATGTAGCAAATAATTATCTTCAGTTTGGAGGAAAATTCTGTTAGTGCGCCAGAaagtgatatcttttgggctaaagagttgcaaaaaaTTGTATACCTTTTGGGCTGGGCTATTCAGTTAGAACCTTGTGATTCTATGGCCTCATGTGTTtttaaaggaatttttacattcctatgccatATAGTAAACTATATTGCCCTTCATGcttaatttttaatataattacctTCTATATACCTAATTACCAATTATGTACCATTTTAGGATTTTAATGGTATTAATTAGTCTCCTAATTTTACTCAACAGTATATTCTCACTCCCCCAAGTTTCTCTCTCCAAATCcccacgatttcctcttctaaaacCAGCGAAAATCTGTAACCCCTctaccattgacaaccattaaaaagctttgaagctttgaattcgaatttggggtttcaaaagacattgtttgtttggattggctgttgttgcaaagaattgagaagtctctctacgtctctctctatctctcaatcccaaatttcagtaatataagaggaaaggaaaatagagcagcaattccaccattgacagccattaaaaagctttgaagctttgaattcgaatttgagttttcacaaatcattatttatttggattgggtgtcGTTccaaataattgagaatatggtttggagtttatatctcaattttgaggggttttggtgaagattagacttggttttggctgaatttcagatagaaactcgaagaagaagaagacatgacatacattatattgcagaaattgtagtaaaTTGTAGAAAAAATGTATTcggttgtttatttatttttgagcttTGTGCTTTTGTATTAAAATTTTTGATGGGAGCTTGTTATTCCACTTCGTCTGTTTTGGAGCTAACTTGTGTAGAGGAGAAGATgtttttttaagttatatatattgacaTACCTTTAAAATTCAAGAAAGtatggttgtattgtatttaaagaggcgtgaatttgtagaataggttgaatgtgaggaatgagtcaAATAAGACTCACAATGGCTTATTTTCGGGGACACATAATTGAGGAATTGAAATTAGGTTGTGCTTCATCTATTGATCAAGTTGCTATAGTCAAAAGCCAAGAACATGACCATTTATTTAGTTGCTTGATGATTGTAAAGTAAAGTGAGGCACATGACCAATTTTCTAGTTGCTTGTGGATTTGTAAAGTTACGTGAGTTGAGTGCGGATGCACAAAAAGTCTTCTTGACTTTGCAGAACTAAGCATGAGGTGCGGACGCACAATTTACTACTATAAAATTGtattcttttattcatttatctATGGCGTATATCAGTATGAATTTTCAcaatatctacaaaatttctacgTTTATTCTACAAAAAAACTACATaccatttgaaaaattaatatgaaaataccgaatttcaatgtttctacaaattatctacaaaatttctacaaactgttcacaacagaatttatctttattttcatgcatgttcgtctggaacactaaagttacttgatatgccaacatctcccgttatagaggaatacaacttatctataattttctaCAACTTTTACACATTATTTccacccagttaaatacaactacaataacagaaacttacatacaaattttatacaaatttatacaatatgtcttttgtatattttgtatctgatttatacatagtaaaaacaaaattcatgcaactaattatatattatacaacttatctacaaattatctacaattttcgtacattatttctactaagttatatacaactacagtATAATACCACTTACATACAATTTTTAACaagctcccatcaaaacttttaacacaaaaacgcaaagctcaaaaataaataaacaacagtctacaatttttctacaatttctgcaatataatgtatgtcatgtcttcttcttcttcttcttcttcttcttcttcttcttcttcttcttcttcttcttcttcttcttcttcttcttcttcttcttcttcttcttcgagtttcaatctgaaattcagtcaaaaccaagtctaatcttcaccaaaacccccaAAATTAAGATaaaaactccaaaccatattcccaattattttcaacaacacataatccaaacaaataatgatttttgaaaacccaaatttgaattcaaagctttaatgctttttaatggttgtcaatggtggaattgctgctcttttttcctttgctttgtattactgaaatttgggattgagagatagagagagacgtagagagaattctcaattctttgcaacaacatccaatccaaacaaacaaatgtcttcTGAAAACCCAGATttaaattcaaagcttcaaaactttttaatggttgttaATGGTGTAGATTTTCGCTAGTTTTAGAAGAAAAAATCGTGGGTAATTGAAGAGAAAATCGTGGGGTGTGGTTTGATACGTGAGTGAGGTGGTTGTAaaatatctggaagaatatttaatTCCCCAATATTAGCGCCCCTAAATAAGGAAGCCTACAActacaatgattccttatttaatgaattgtctatattttgtagaaatactattagTATGACTGATAATATGCAGactatgaacatatttggtaatatagtttcctatatggtataagaacttttaaaagaaatttcaagtttATAACTTTCTAGGCTACACCCAATATTATTTCATGAAACTAGCaagggctagccagttttcggactagtAATCGAAAAATAGCCAACGTTAAAAGTCATTAACAAATAACCACTGTTTTGCTGAAACATGTAAAGTTCCATCATAATATACGAGATTATGGAGCTCATGCGTATAAATTTCTAGCATATTATAATATGcgggattatggagctcctgcatATAATCTTCCCGCATATTATGTTAGAACTCCAtcacattatgaaattccagcatattatgttggaagctCATATGCAAAAAATTTaaacttcagcatattatgctggaatatttccaaattttaagggtatttttattcagattttatctttacatgaaaaaatgactaaatttcaattacttttgaaactttaactatttttcaattatcagttatAAA is from Nicotiana tabacum cultivar K326 chromosome 18, ASM71507v2, whole genome shotgun sequence and encodes:
- the LOC107809125 gene encoding IRK-interacting protein-like gives rise to the protein MATASAVSSTQIFQEDEDEVTSKGNYNNNNINGVSRQDIQAAIAKTIELRALHAALLQGNSPKSATIAKFPSSVSPASHHSHHLSAQDYPIFTPSYEDEPLPGYKQLQLDHNPNYAEIWDEYGFGGVGNGNNEATISDYRKANLSLTKGFTNSLINLEPHVCPADDQKSVTSSCTDQITMLRASPITHNYSKSRRNSLGDLKSVSSCNKCKPAIISTEADGSSKSGKNSNVVVPLSDSHVSVQSSQPKSKGLNLSWLFPKLKKKNKIESSPNRTESEEVSQVFKDVGTVSIETLKKELMEANESKDAALMEVSEMKSSLGDLKQKLEYLETYCEELKKALRQAIQAKESPVSSQLRNLSKMGKSIDGDGENMITVSEEVMLEGFLQIVSESRLSVKQFCKTLIGQIEETDNLLTDNLNLLLQPYKLSLNSKYSKAVLYHIESIINQSLFQDFENCVFQKNGSPKHLDPQQERHAKFSSFVALRNLSWNEVLRKGTKYYSEDFSKFCDQKMSCIITTLNWTRPWPEQLLQAFFVAAKCIWLLHLLVFSFNPPLGILRVEENRTFDMHYMEDVFADRQRSQGPSKVKVMVMPGFYVHDRVLRCKVICRYKNVA